A DNA window from Candidatus Thorarchaeota archaeon contains the following coding sequences:
- a CDS encoding DUF4184 family protein: MTPLHYPVAYGISRVTRLPLPGLVVGAVMPDIEVLFLRLFFAGIVPDHFILHSLIGGLTLGTVLAVFSVRFIYAPLISTFFGVDRTRASSACKVTPLLVVSCLVGVLSHIAVDVTMHWYNPVLWPWVDPYAVIGPFVLLFASLGSINGPAFEAANMLVSVPLAVWGLVILMTNRGPMLWEHIWLGPSSTAGEPIQLPETA, translated from the coding sequence ATGACTCCGCTGCATTATCCCGTCGCATACGGTATCTCTAGAGTCACGAGACTCCCGTTGCCGGGACTCGTGGTCGGTGCGGTCATGCCGGACATCGAGGTACTATTCCTGCGTCTGTTCTTTGCTGGAATTGTTCCTGACCACTTCATCCTCCACAGCCTCATCGGGGGGCTGACTCTTGGAACTGTGCTTGCGGTCTTCTCAGTGCGATTCATCTATGCCCCGCTCATCTCGACCTTCTTCGGTGTGGACCGGACGAGAGCATCAAGCGCCTGCAAGGTCACACCGCTGCTAGTGGTATCCTGTCTGGTCGGCGTACTCAGTCACATAGCTGTCGATGTCACCATGCACTGGTACAATCCAGTCCTGTGGCCCTGGGTCGACCCCTACGCAGTGATCGGTCCATTTGTGTTGCTCTTCGCTTCGCTTGGTAGCATCAACGGCCCGGCCTTTGAAGCGGCAAACATGCTGGTGTCCGTGCCACTTGCAGTGTGGGGGCTTGTGATTCTGATGACGAACAGGGGGCCTATGCTCTGGGAGCACATCTGGCTCGGCCCGAGCAGTACTGCAGGTGAACCAATACAGTTGCCTGAAACCGCCTGA
- a CDS encoding gamma carbonic anhydrase family protein: protein MGLYKLNGKSPRVDPEAYVSPRASLIGDVVIGPLSSVWESAVLRADMNFIHVGRGSSIQDNATVHCEFVNPTVIGDYVTAGHNSVIHGAEIGDYVVVGIGSIVLSGAKIGEGSVIGAGAVVTENTQIPPGSLVLGIPGKVVRPVSDAMREAFKTNAELYIELGKRHKAELG from the coding sequence GTGGGTCTCTACAAGCTTAACGGGAAGTCACCTCGGGTGGACCCTGAGGCATATGTTTCACCTCGTGCCTCTCTCATCGGGGACGTAGTAATAGGTCCTCTGTCCAGCGTGTGGGAGTCGGCTGTTCTGAGAGCAGACATGAACTTCATCCATGTCGGGCGGGGAAGTTCTATCCAGGACAATGCCACAGTCCACTGTGAGTTCGTCAATCCCACCGTCATCGGTGACTATGTCACTGCGGGACACAACTCAGTGATTCACGGGGCAGAGATTGGCGACTATGTGGTGGTCGGAATCGGTTCAATAGTCCTGTCCGGCGCCAAGATTGGTGAGGGAAGCGTCATAGGTGCTGGCGCGGTCGTGACAGAGAACACTCAGATACCTCCGGGCTCGCTCGTACTTGGCATCCCTGGAAAGGTCGTCAGACCGGTCTCAGATGCCATGCGGGAGGCATTCAAGACAAACGCAGAGCTCTACATCGAACTTGGGAAGCGCCACAAGGCTGAACTGGGCTGA
- a CDS encoding Lrp/AsnC family transcriptional regulator, which produces MVHKITEREQVLLRVLVRNARTDISTMADLLGVGRNWVSKTIRNLVVAGVIRAYVAVFDPAQVYAERNTILLLKTNPRELMVSKSLLEISELESLDGVSGEHSLLGLFRFRSSSAFEDFLNTIDSIAARSGARTYDLVQVLATYKTRGFIPSRLQASYPPPTNTEWELMSILSRHVPTKDRPMPLTQKEIGLRMSHRPSQPAVSKAMSRLEERGTILGYSIDVDHRHLGLPVKFFLQIKSSPGMVADTAQRVSEMPEVWDLHRTSEALSLFATVRARSIDEYNQFLRKLYKIDGVEDTQSQVSLEEWPVAQKSCLM; this is translated from the coding sequence ATGGTGCATAAGATAACCGAGAGGGAACAGGTCCTGCTTCGTGTTCTAGTGCGAAACGCGAGGACTGACATATCGACGATGGCGGACCTGCTTGGAGTTGGGCGCAATTGGGTCTCAAAGACGATCCGTAATCTTGTAGTCGCAGGTGTGATTCGAGCCTATGTGGCAGTGTTCGACCCGGCGCAGGTCTACGCAGAGAGAAACACCATCCTGTTATTGAAGACGAATCCCCGTGAGCTTATGGTCAGCAAGTCTCTCCTTGAGATCAGCGAGCTCGAGTCACTTGACGGGGTCTCCGGCGAGCATTCGCTGCTTGGCCTTTTCAGATTCAGATCCTCTTCCGCGTTCGAGGACTTCCTTAACACCATCGACAGCATTGCGGCAAGGTCGGGAGCGCGTACATATGACCTAGTACAGGTACTGGCCACCTACAAGACGAGAGGCTTCATACCAAGCCGACTGCAGGCCTCCTATCCTCCACCAACCAATACAGAGTGGGAGCTGATGAGTATTCTCTCGAGACACGTACCAACAAAGGACCGGCCGATGCCGCTGACTCAGAAGGAGATAGGTCTGAGGATGAGTCACAGGCCGAGCCAACCTGCAGTATCAAAAGCCATGAGTCGCTTGGAGGAACGCGGCACAATCTTGGGCTACTCGATAGATGTGGACCACAGACACCTCGGACTCCCGGTCAAGTTCTTCCTTCAGATCAAATCCAGTCCAGGGATGGTAGCAGACACGGCTCAACGTGTGAGCGAGATGCCGGAGGTGTGGGACCTGCATCGGACGAGTGAGGCACTCAGTCTATTCGCGACTGTGAGAGCACGAAGCATCGACGAGTACAATCAGTTTCTTCGCAAGCTGTACAAGATTGATGGCGTGGAAGACACTCAGTCACAGGTCTCTCTTGAGGAGTGGCCTGTGGCTCAAAAGTCATGTCTCATGTAG